Proteins found in one Hevea brasiliensis isolate MT/VB/25A 57/8 chromosome 18, ASM3005281v1, whole genome shotgun sequence genomic segment:
- the LOC110671474 gene encoding protein SIEVE ELEMENT OCCLUSION B: MAMTRQNPPSMQKLTKGDRLMFSSSDDNAMTKQIEATHSPDGREFDAKPLLQLVEDIFNRAAPTIDALAVPGTHQARTADALDEKAYQGHFIATLESLAFVIDRVASEIACKCSGSADAHATAMSILNMLSSYSWDAKLVITLAAFAMNYGEFWLVAQNYTSNQLAKSVAILKQLPEIFEHSSMLKPRFDAVKNLIKVMLDIAKCIVELKELPSQYISMDVTALSTAMAYIPITVYWTIRSVVACASQITGLIGLGHEYIASTTEAWELSSLTHKLSNMHSHLATQLGICYKHIDEKKHLETYQNLLHLFGMAHIDNMRVLKALIYAKDDLLPLVEGTTKRRVNIDVLRRKNVLLLISDLDILQEEIAILEQIYNESRLHPTKQESQYEIVWLPILDPNILRNDNMQKKFENLQAGMTWYSIYHPSLIDRAVIKFIKEEWHFGKKPILVVLDPQGRVACPNALHMMWIWGSLAFPFTTTREEALWREESWRLELLVDGIDPIVLNWITEGRYICLYGGEDMDWIRKFTNTARAVALAAGIPLGMVYAGKSNPKDRVRKNIEAIIVEKLSHYWQDLTSVWYFWVRIESMWRSKNQLGKTAENDPIMKEIMTMLSFDSSQGGWAIFTRGSDEMVKAKGAPFLTCLTNYSTWQDQIQQKGFMPTLRDQLKDLHTEHHCNRLVLPGAAGLIPERIVCSECGRVMERFIMYQCCDE; the protein is encoded by the exons ATGGCCATGACCAGGCAGAACCCACCCAGTATGCAGAAACTGACGAAAGGTGACAGGCTCATGTTCTCATCTTCTGATGACAATGCAATGACCAAGCAAATTGAGGCAACGCATTCTCCTGATGGACGTGAGTTCGATGCCAAACCTCTTCTTCAACTCGTTGAGGATATATTTAATCGAGCCGCCCCAACTATTGATGCCCTTGCCGTGCCG GGCACTCATCAAGCACGTACTGCAGATGCTCTGGATGAGAAAGCTTACCAAGGTCACTTCATTGCCACGCTTGAATCGTTGGCGTTTGTCATAGATCGAGTTGCTAGTGAG ATAGCATGTAAATGCTCAGGGAGTGCGGATGCACATGCAACTGCAATGTCAATATTGAACATGCTATCTAGCTATTCGTGGGATGCCAAACTGGTGATAACCCTGGCAGCTTTTGCGATGAATTATGGAGAGTTCTGGCTGGTTGCCCAGAACTACACCTCAAACCAGCTTGCCAAATCCGTGGCAATCCTGAAACAATTGCCTGAAATTTTCGAGCATTCGAGCATGCTTAAACCCCGTTTCGATGCTGTGAAAAATCTCATAAAAGTCATGCTTGATATTGCCAAGTGCATTGTCGAGTTAAAGGAGCTTCCATCTCAGTACATTTCAATGGATGTCACTGCATTGTCCACTGCAATGGCCTATATACCAATTACTGTCTACTGGACAATCAGAAGTGTCGTGGCTTGTGCATCCCAGATCACTGGCCTTATCGGCCTGGGGCATGA GTACATAGCATCAACTACAGAGGCTTGGGAGTTGTCGAGCTTGACTCACAAGCTCAGCAACATGCATAGTCACCTAGCAACTCAACTGGGGATCTGTTATAAGCATATTG ATGAAAAGAAACACCTGGAAACTTACCAGAACCTTTTACATTTGTTTGGGATGGCACACATTGACAACATGAGAGTTCTCAAGGCATTGATTTATGCGAAGGATGATCTGCTGCCGCTTGTTGAAGGAACCACCAAAAGGAGG GTTAACATTGACGTCCTGCGGAGAAAAAATGTGCTGCTGCTCATATCAGATCTTGATATATTGCAAGAAGAGATTGCCATTCTTGAACAGATATACAACGAGTCGCGGCTCCATCCCACGAAGCAGGAAAGTCAGTATGAGATTGTGTGGCTCCCAATTCTTGACCCAAATATACTGCGGAATGATAATATGCAAAAGAAATTCGAGAATCTGCAGGCTGGTATGACTTGGTACTCAATATACCACCCTTCCTTGATCGACAGGGCAGTGATCAAGTTCATCAAAGAAGAGTGGCATTTTGGGAAGAAGCCTATTCTTGTGGTACTAGATCCACAAGGGCGGGTTGCCTGCCCAAATGCTCTCCATATGATGTGGATTTGGGGCAGTCTAGCCTTCCCTTTCACCACTACAAGGGAGGAAGCTCTCTGGAGGGAAGAGAGTTGGAGACTTGAGCTCTTGGTGGATGGCATTGATCCAATAGTTCTCAATTGG ATAACAGAAGGAAGGTACATATGCTTGTATGGAGGGGAGGACATGGATTGGATTCGAAAATTTACCAACACTGCAAGAGCAGTGGCGCTAGCTGCAGGTATCCCTCTTGGGATGGTTTATGCAGGAAAGAGCAACCCAAAGGATAGAGTACGGAAGAACATTGAAGCCATCATTGTTGAGAAACTCAGCCACTACTGGCAAGACCTGACTTCAGTCTGGTACTTCTGGGTTAGGATAGAGAGCATGTGGCGCTCGAAGAATCAATTAGGAAAAACCGCAGAAAATGATCCCATAATGAAGGAGATCATGACAATGCTCAGCTTCGATAGCAGTCAAGGTGGATGGGCCATATTCACTAGAGGTTCAGATGAGATGGTGAAAGCCAAAGGGGCTCCATTTTTAACCTGCCTGACGAATTACAGTACCTGGCAAGATCAGATCCAGCAAAAGGGTTTCATGCCAACACTTAGAGATCAACTTAAAGATCTTCACACTGAACATCACTGCAATAGGCTGGTGCTCCCTGGCGCTGCAGGGCTGATTCCAGAAAGGATAGTATGCTCAGAATGCGGCCGCGTCATGGAGAGGTTCATTATGTATCAGTGCTGCGATGAATAA